In Paramisgurnus dabryanus chromosome 7, PD_genome_1.1, whole genome shotgun sequence, the following are encoded in one genomic region:
- the tbc1d23 gene encoding TBC1 domain family member 23 isoform X2 → MADAVGEVLQGSWDHDLADALDSVECDLPADQDGIVQDRNLSPSQRARLWMIALNVSGKGDSLSSWDGALDLPEQTLIHSRSQQIIDELGKSGEDGRDLVSDVESVITFYCKSRNVTFTPDLSWPDLLKPLLGLQLPRRDLYNCFYAIMNKYIPRDCVVKGRPFHLFRLLLQYHEPEFCSFLDTKKITPDSYAINWMNSLFSSHCPPEVTQALWDIYLQQADPFLIFFLMLIILVNAKDGIFIIEDDSKDSKEKIIEMLEQSPSLLDTQDLEDLFSLAQYYSSKTPLSLRKENHNLFGSSLVALKEEDMDLSQALCLPVSVPEILQANQLQPEGVRFFVVDCRPAEQYNAGHLSTAFHLDSDLMLHNPSEFALSVKSLLEAQKQSLESGSVASGEHLCFMGSGREEEDMYMNMVLAHFLQKNKEFVSIAKGGFMALQQHLADINVEGPDNVYVHWIVSTSGSHSSLSSADGELNGADGKGVKSLVNKMTFALKSKSVNVKEKVISFIENTSTPVERHVSSSDRVGKPYRGVKPVFSIGDEEEYETDEIDSSSVSDDDRKEIVNIPTWINKPDIKHHFPCNEVKETGHMFPSHLLITATHMYCLREIAARKGFAYIQSRQALNSVVKITSKKKHPELITFKFGNNNAEGVEIVAVERYLIPDAGDATKAIKQQIMKVLDAMESS, encoded by the exons ATGGCGGATGCTGTAGGGGAAGTACTTCAAGGCAGCTG GGATCATGATCTGGCTGATGCTCTTGACTCAGTAGAATGTGATCTGCCTGCTGACCAGGATGGTATTGTCCAGGACCGAAACCTATCCCCATCACAACGGGCCAGGTTATGGATG ATTGCTTTGAACGTTTCTGGTAAAGGAGACAGTCTGTCCTCATGGGATGGGGCTTTGGACCTACCAGAACAAACACTCATTCACAGCCGCAGTCAGCAGATTATTG ATGAGCTGGGGAAATCGGGAGAAGACGGACGGGACCTGGTATCAGATGTAGAGTCCGTAATCACTTTTTACTGCAAGTCCAGAAATGTCACCTTCACTCCAGATCTTAGTTGGCCGGACCTCCTTAAACCACTTCTGGGCCTGCAGCTGCCCCGCAGAGACCTATACAACTGCTTTTATGCCATTATGAACAAATACATCCCACG AGACTGTGTAGTGAAGGGACGGCCTTTTCACCTGTTCAGACTCCTGCTGCAATACCATGAGCCTGAATTCTGCTCATTTCTAGATACAAAAAAGATCACTCCAGATTCTTATGCCATCAACTGG ATGAACAGTCTCTTTTCTAGCCACTGTCCCCCTGAGGTCACACAAGCCTTATGGGACATTTACCTCCAACAAGCCGATCCCTTTCTGATCTTCTTTCTCATGCTCATCATCCTCGTCAATGCCAA AGACGGCATCTTTATCATTGAAGATGACAGTAAAGACAGTAAAGAGAAAATAATCG AAATGCTGGAGCAATCACCATCATTGTTAGATACACAAGATCTTGAAGACTTGTTCTCATTAGCACAGTATTACAGTAGCAAGACTCCTCTTTCTCTCAGAAAG GAGAACCATAATTTGTTTGGCAGCAGTCTGGTGGCTCTGAAGGAAGAGGATATGGACCTTAGTCAGGCGCTTTGTCTGCCTGTATCTGTTCCTGAGATTCTTCAGGCCAACCAGCTACAACCT GAGGGTGTGAGGTTTTTTGTCGTCGACTGTCGTCCAGCAGAGCAGTACAATGCTGGTCACCTCTCCACTGCCTTTCATCTGGACTCTGACCTG ATGCTCCATAATCCTTCTGAGTTTGCCCTGTCAGTGAAGTCTCTTCTGGAGGCACAAAAGCAATCTCTGGAGTCCGGCTCTGTGGCCAGCGGAGAGCATCTGTGTTTCATGGGCAGTGGACGTGAAGAGGAAGATATGTACATGAACATGGTGCTCGCCCACTTTTTACAG AAAAACAAAGAGTTTGTGAGCATAGCAAAAGGTGGCTTTATGG ctttGCAGCAGCACCTGGCTGATATTAATGTTGAAGGGCCGGATAATGTTTATGTTCACTGGATTGTGAGCACCTCAGGATCCCACAGCAGCCTTAGCTCAGCAGAT GGAGAACTAAATGGTGCAGATGGCAAAGGAGTCAAGTCACTTGTCAACAAAATGACCTTCGCACTCAAGTCAAAATCAGTAAATGTAAAAGAGAAGGTTATCAGCTTTATTGAAAATACTTCCACACCTGTGGAGAG GCACGTGAGCAGCAGTGATCGTGTGGGAAAGCCATATAGAGGCGTGAAGCCGGTGTTCAGCATTGGTGATGAGGAAGAGTATGAAACAG atgagattgacagTTCATCAGTATCAGATGATGACAGGAAAGAGATTGTCAATATTCCGACTTGGATAAACAAACCAGATATAAAGCACCATTTTCCATGCAATGAGGTTAAGGAGACTGGACACATGTTCCCAAG CCATCTCTTGATCACTGCGACACACATGTACTGCCTAAGAGAGATTGCTGCCCGTAAAGGCTTTGCATACATTCAATCCCGGCAGGCCTTAAACTCTGTGGTGAAGATCACCTCTAAGAAGAAGCATCCAGAGCTCATCACGTTTAAGTTTGGCAACAACAATGCTGAAGGAGTGGAGATAGTGGCTGTGGAGAG ATATTTAATTCCAGATGCAGGTGATGCCACTAAGGCCATCAAACAGCAAATTATGAAAGTTCTGGATGCTATGGAGAGCTCCTAG
- the tbc1d23 gene encoding TBC1 domain family member 23 isoform X1, with product MADAVGEVLQGSWDHDLADALDSVECDLPADQDGIVQDRNLSPSQRARLWMIALNVSGKGDSLSSWDGALDLPEQTLIHSRSQQIIDELGKSGEDGRDLVSDVESVITFYCKSRNVTFTPDLSWPDLLKPLLGLQLPRRDLYNCFYAIMNKYIPRDCVVKGRPFHLFRLLLQYHEPEFCSFLDTKKITPDSYAINWMNSLFSSHCPPEVTQALWDIYLQQADPFLIFFLMLIILVNAKDGIFIIEDDSKDSKEKIIEMLEQSPSLLDTQDLEDLFSLAQYYSSKTPLSLRKENHNLFGSSLVALKEEDMDLSQALCLPVSVPEILQANQLQPEGVRFFVVDCRPAEQYNAGHLSTAFHLDSDLMLHNPSEFALSVKSLLEAQKQSLESGSVASGEHLCFMGSGREEEDMYMNMVLAHFLQKNKEFVSIAKGGFMALQQHLADINVEGPDNVYVHWIVSTSGSHSSLSSADGELNGADGKGVKSLVNKMTFALKSKSVNVKEKVISFIENTSTPVERISFNLPWPEKGILDRHVSSSDRVGKPYRGVKPVFSIGDEEEYETDEIDSSSVSDDDRKEIVNIPTWINKPDIKHHFPCNEVKETGHMFPSHLLITATHMYCLREIAARKGFAYIQSRQALNSVVKITSKKKHPELITFKFGNNNAEGVEIVAVERYLIPDAGDATKAIKQQIMKVLDAMESS from the exons ATGGCGGATGCTGTAGGGGAAGTACTTCAAGGCAGCTG GGATCATGATCTGGCTGATGCTCTTGACTCAGTAGAATGTGATCTGCCTGCTGACCAGGATGGTATTGTCCAGGACCGAAACCTATCCCCATCACAACGGGCCAGGTTATGGATG ATTGCTTTGAACGTTTCTGGTAAAGGAGACAGTCTGTCCTCATGGGATGGGGCTTTGGACCTACCAGAACAAACACTCATTCACAGCCGCAGTCAGCAGATTATTG ATGAGCTGGGGAAATCGGGAGAAGACGGACGGGACCTGGTATCAGATGTAGAGTCCGTAATCACTTTTTACTGCAAGTCCAGAAATGTCACCTTCACTCCAGATCTTAGTTGGCCGGACCTCCTTAAACCACTTCTGGGCCTGCAGCTGCCCCGCAGAGACCTATACAACTGCTTTTATGCCATTATGAACAAATACATCCCACG AGACTGTGTAGTGAAGGGACGGCCTTTTCACCTGTTCAGACTCCTGCTGCAATACCATGAGCCTGAATTCTGCTCATTTCTAGATACAAAAAAGATCACTCCAGATTCTTATGCCATCAACTGG ATGAACAGTCTCTTTTCTAGCCACTGTCCCCCTGAGGTCACACAAGCCTTATGGGACATTTACCTCCAACAAGCCGATCCCTTTCTGATCTTCTTTCTCATGCTCATCATCCTCGTCAATGCCAA AGACGGCATCTTTATCATTGAAGATGACAGTAAAGACAGTAAAGAGAAAATAATCG AAATGCTGGAGCAATCACCATCATTGTTAGATACACAAGATCTTGAAGACTTGTTCTCATTAGCACAGTATTACAGTAGCAAGACTCCTCTTTCTCTCAGAAAG GAGAACCATAATTTGTTTGGCAGCAGTCTGGTGGCTCTGAAGGAAGAGGATATGGACCTTAGTCAGGCGCTTTGTCTGCCTGTATCTGTTCCTGAGATTCTTCAGGCCAACCAGCTACAACCT GAGGGTGTGAGGTTTTTTGTCGTCGACTGTCGTCCAGCAGAGCAGTACAATGCTGGTCACCTCTCCACTGCCTTTCATCTGGACTCTGACCTG ATGCTCCATAATCCTTCTGAGTTTGCCCTGTCAGTGAAGTCTCTTCTGGAGGCACAAAAGCAATCTCTGGAGTCCGGCTCTGTGGCCAGCGGAGAGCATCTGTGTTTCATGGGCAGTGGACGTGAAGAGGAAGATATGTACATGAACATGGTGCTCGCCCACTTTTTACAG AAAAACAAAGAGTTTGTGAGCATAGCAAAAGGTGGCTTTATGG ctttGCAGCAGCACCTGGCTGATATTAATGTTGAAGGGCCGGATAATGTTTATGTTCACTGGATTGTGAGCACCTCAGGATCCCACAGCAGCCTTAGCTCAGCAGAT GGAGAACTAAATGGTGCAGATGGCAAAGGAGTCAAGTCACTTGTCAACAAAATGACCTTCGCACTCAAGTCAAAATCAGTAAATGTAAAAGAGAAGGTTATCAGCTTTATTGAAAATACTTCCACACCTGTGGAGAG AATATCTTTCAATCTGCCCTGGCCAGAAAAGGGGATACTGGATCG GCACGTGAGCAGCAGTGATCGTGTGGGAAAGCCATATAGAGGCGTGAAGCCGGTGTTCAGCATTGGTGATGAGGAAGAGTATGAAACAG atgagattgacagTTCATCAGTATCAGATGATGACAGGAAAGAGATTGTCAATATTCCGACTTGGATAAACAAACCAGATATAAAGCACCATTTTCCATGCAATGAGGTTAAGGAGACTGGACACATGTTCCCAAG CCATCTCTTGATCACTGCGACACACATGTACTGCCTAAGAGAGATTGCTGCCCGTAAAGGCTTTGCATACATTCAATCCCGGCAGGCCTTAAACTCTGTGGTGAAGATCACCTCTAAGAAGAAGCATCCAGAGCTCATCACGTTTAAGTTTGGCAACAACAATGCTGAAGGAGTGGAGATAGTGGCTGTGGAGAG ATATTTAATTCCAGATGCAGGTGATGCCACTAAGGCCATCAAACAGCAAATTATGAAAGTTCTGGATGCTATGGAGAGCTCCTAG